CAATTTGTCTGAAATACGGTAAGTAGGAAAGAGTCCTCAGGAATTGAAGTGTCTTAGTGTGTTTTTGAAGTCATATCTACAATCAAAGCCTGGGGCGTGTATTTATTCTAAACAAGCAGTTTTCCTTCATCCGGAATTACAAAACAGAAGCACTCTCTCGAGTTCCCTGCAAGTCTCTAGCACCACCCGGCAGGGACAGTAACAGGAAGGGCAGAGGTGGACTAAGTGCTCTGCTGCAGCTATGGAAAACTCTGTGAGGTACTCATTAAAATGTAATGTGCCAACAACAATGTGGAAAAGAGAACCGTGTGCTTCTAGGTCAGGGCAAGGCCCTGCTCACGGACTGCTCCCTAATTTGGCAGCAGCATCGTGCAGAGTGAGTGTCAACATCTACTTTCACTAAACATAAGCTTTTGAGTTTCAGACCAAATGCAGTGAGGTGCCATTGGAAGCACTGTCGTGCACTGAGGAGCTAAGAGTTCTGCATCCTTGCTTGGGACACGGCTCCCAGGAATTAAAATGAATGGGTCGCCTCTGCACCCGCCCCACGCAAGGCAGCTCTGCTGCTTGGCACTGCTCCTGGACCACTGTTCTGTTCTGCTGGCCAGTACCCAAGCTGGAAGGGCTGGCAAATATTCTGAGTGTCCTTCCCAGTGGCCCCTGAAGGGAAAAGGAACCCATTTTCATTACTACTGAGCTGCTGACACTCTTACAAAAATCATCAGCAAGCATTTACTAAGTGAATGCCTACAGGGAACCCTGCCTGAAAAGGGCCCTTTCAATTTCACATTTGACAAGCATGTGCGAAGGCAATGAAATTATTCAACAGAAATTCAAATTCACTTAGAGGCTACCAAGCCAAGAAACTGAAAGCAGAAACATCTGATTCTGTTTGTTAAACCTTTCCCTCTAGAACCAATTTCTTCTGAAacgcatttaaaaaacaaaagcaaaaaaaaaaaaaaaaaaaaaaaaaaaaaaacccaaacttcaAACAGTAAAACAATATCATTTACTGATCAGAAGACATCACTCTGACACATAGTCATTAGTCTTGCAAAGACTTAACACCAGGCAGCTTCACAAACACACAGTGAGTCTGCAGAATTATCAGTAAGAGTAAACCCAAACTGCACTAAATACGGTCATGGCTGAGAGGAAAGCAAAATGCTGTTTTCAGGACAATGCAGTAGTTACAGCATATTTCCTCATGTGCAGCATGACTTGCTATGTTTAGTGGCACTTAAGTATTACACAGTAAATACTGAAAAAACCCAGAATTTTTGGATGTGCAGAAGCAATATCACATTAGTAATACAAAAAGTGCTAAGCTACAGGATTATAATACCACTATTTGGGTGTTGCGACACTTGCAATCTCTACTGCACCGCCAACACAGGGCCCCCGGCTGGCCACCAGCCTGTTGCCACGCTGTCCTCAGCCACTAGTGGCTCACCCGTCCCCCACACTGCCTCAGTCAGACCAGTCGTTTTCATCAAACTCGGAGTCGTCATCAGAGTCGCTGTACTCCACAGCGATGCGTCTGGACAGAATCGTGGCCACGTCATTCCCGACAGGCTCCTGCTTGGCCTCCTGCTCACGCTGCTCCTGCACTTTTTTCAGCTGAATTCCTGGAGACACAAAATGTAGTTTAGATCCAATCCCTTAGCTTGCTCTCAGTTAAAGAAGAACAACTAATATGTCTactaatattttctcctactcacTAAGGATAAAAAGTTTCGGGAATTGGAGGGGAGAAACACTTAGGAAATATTAGAAGtttcatgacaaaaaaaaaagaatgtgcacTCAAAGTCATGACATTTGTTATAATGGTGTGCTGAAACATTAAAAAGTCAGCTATAACTGCAGTGCACATGAACACCATCAAAGAAAATGCTAGTGCTGCACTTTCCAGCAGggtggccactagccacatgcaGCCTTTCAATGTTAATGGGAATGTGGCCAGCGGCCACCCTAATAGACAGCGCAGCcacagaacatttctgtcatcatGGAACACTCCGCTGGCCTGCCCTCTAACCTACAGCTCAGGCCACGGTGCTCTACACTTGCGGTCCTCAGCCAGCCTGGCAAGGTAACAGCTACCCCTGCTTCGACAGTTACTGTTGAAAATGGATATAATCTATAATCGTCTAGTCTCTTGCTTAGGCACAGATATCTGATGATTAAGTGTTTATCAACtcgttttttaactttttcttttgaaataatttcagatttatagAATAGCTATAAGACTAACAGAAAAACATTCCCAAATACCCTTCACCTGAATTCCTCAACTGTTAACACTTGACCACAACTGCCTCACGGTCTTTCTCTGTCattctcacacatacacacacagtcactTTTCTCTGGATTTGAGAGTAGGTGGCATATAACGTCCCTTTACCCCCTAAAATACTTCAAAtgttatttccttaaaaaaaaaaaaaacctcaaaatcagaaaattagcaGAGATATACTACTACTATGTATCCTGCAAACATTATTCAAATTTTGCCAGTAGACCCAGTAGACCCAGTAGACCCAATCTAATTACAAATGAAAGAAGTTTTGCTCCAGTCTAAGATCCAACATGGGGTCACCTGTTAATTAGTGGTTATGTTTTGTTAATGTCCTTTAATCTCAGCAGTTCTTCTGTCTGTGTTTATGACCTTCACATTTTTGAAGAACAGATGCAATTATTCTGTAGATGTCCCAAGATTTGTGTGTATCAaatatttcctcatgattagaccCAGGTTACATATCAACCCATACTGGACAGAGCTTACaggtgttgaaaaaaaaaaaagcaaatccaacACTGTCCTACCATGACCCCAAATTTGATATCTATGAGGTATTAAACCCCTTGGCTTTATTTTGACAAAATCAAAGTGTGTCAATGATACTGAAGTATGCAGAGGGCCCTGGGGTCTTAGGAGGGTGTGTGTGCCACACCACAAGCCTGATTCACAGCAGGCAGAAGGCAGAGGTCCAGGCCGCCCTGTGAGGGACATCACCGACACTGAGGTCAGGAGCTGCAACCAGGCCCCTTCCCAGTCACTTCCAGACTAAGACAGCTAAAGTGAGACCTAGAGTCTGTGCAGTTCCATGCTGCAGGAGAAGCTCTTGGACTAGTTCCACATTGTGTGTGTGACAATCAGCCTGGAATGTGACCTGGTTAGAAGACCTGGTGAGGGCTGCAGGTTTTCAAGTGACGCTGGAGGGCAGCCAGGGCAGGCGAGGGCCCAGCTCCCCACCCTGTGTGACCGAGGTGCTCCTACAtgtgtcaggggctgggggtccGTGTAGGGCTTTACTCCGACAAAAGGGTTATGTTGCTAAATAAATGCTAGAAAACCAATGGCACAGCACATCTAGCTAAAAATGTGACTAGTCTAGGAAATACCCTACGtttgttttaaaaacactaaataaCTGGCATgcgctcactttctttcattcctaCTTTTACCCTTAGAatagaatgcagagaaaagatcTAATTAGTTAATCACTCATTTCTGTTGTCTGGTTTCCAGTCAAGTAAAGCTTTCCTGAATTCTCAATTCTTTATCATGATGGCAAAAACACAtctactattaaaaaataatacaaaaagggCTCCTTTAACtctattctaaaaaataatttaatgtagaGAGGAGTCGGTTGCAGACGACGAGTCTGTAGCTAGATGGAGACATACGAAATCTCGTTCCAGGAGGAGGGCTGTGTATCTGGGGTGTCCCACTTACCCATGCGAATGGCAGCCAGGAGGTCACTTCGAGCATCACTGATGGGCGGCTGCGCAGGCTCCTGACGCTTTGCTTCAGCTCCTGGGGGGCCATGCATCGGGGAGGACGACAGAGAAGAGCCGGGGCCTGGGGGgcctggggggggtgggggtggccccGGGGGAGGAGGGGCGGTGGCCAGTAGCCCGGTGGAGGGCGGGTGTGGGGCAGCTGAGTATGTGGAGCCAGCTGAGATGGGGAAGGAGGGCTGCATGGGGACCTGGAGGGGGCTCACAAAAGCAGTTTGTGCTGATGGAATCATGGGGGGCGGCGGAGGTGGTGGTGGTCCTGATGGGTTGTAATATTCGATGATCTGTGCTGGCAGCATCCTGATAAAGATATGAGACATACAGAGTCACTAGAGTAAGAGTCGAGGGGCTGTCCTCTGAGTTCTGCTGTGCCCAGTGGAGAAATGTCCCCTAGATACAACACATACTGCCAACAGGATTTAAGTCACGCAGGATGCAAGTATGCACACTTGGGTCACTTATTTTCACAGTTCTATGTTTTTCATTATGATGGAATTCACGACCTTCTACTAAGTTCCAAAGAAAAGAGGACCTCTCAAAAAGTGAAGCCGTTTTCTGTGGAGAGCTACAATGAAGAGTGGACTGCAGAGGTCGGGAGAGCAGCAATGATCACCCTTCATACTGGGCTTCTCAAAAGCAGGGGCTCATGAACTTGCCCTATATGGATTCTGTGGCCAGCCAACCTGGGAAAAATCCTAGATTCTCTAGCCCACCCCCATGGAAATTCCACATGCCCTTGGGAGAGTCTCAAAAGCTTTGAAAAGTCCCACAGCCAAGAAATCTGCTGAATTCTATCCAGCCAAGGGTTTTCCAAACCAACTAGACCATGGACAGGCACTCTCTTCGCTGGACAGTAGCAACCTCTGAACCCACCGGGAATCCTGATTTAAGGAAGCCCAACAAACGGACTCTCCAGGACTGCGTGATCAGGAAGCAAACCCCTGAAAGCCAAGGGACATAGATTTGGAAAGTGATTCACTCTGCCCTGGGCTGAAGAATACACACATTAACAGAGGCGTATATTCAACTTTCCTGGGCACTGACTCAGAGGGGatgaattctttaaaaagtagGGTTAAGCCAAAAAACAGAGGGCTAaagacaacatataaaaataaaggtgGGTGCTCAAAATGATCAACACTTGAACAGAAGATCTTTTGTAGGAGGCATTTAAATTCTACCTGGAAGACATGAGGGCCTGGGGCAGAATGTTGGCTGGGTGCCCAGAGGTCAAGAAAGGAGATTATAGGGCCAAGCATAAGAAAGGACACACAGGAGCTGTGTTACgtggttttctcatttgtgatGTGAATTCCCTGGGGTCGACCCAGGATACACAGAGAAACTTGGGCATTTGGAACAGGCTCACACAATCGTCACTCCACCCTTTACCAATGCCTTGTCTTAAAGATCCATTCAAACGCACAATAAGTGTGTGTATCGAGGGAGTGCATACACATGAGCACAGACAAACCTGAGATTCAGCTGTAATAAAAAGGGAGAGTAGCACGATACtactttatttcacttagaataggTCATAACTGATAGTATGACTATTCGGTCATTCTTGACTATATTCTGGCCTCTAAAATATCAAAGTTAAAATTCTTCTACCATGCACAGCAAGATTCAAATACAAGAGCAAGTAGGGATTACAGCACAAGGAACACTGACTTACCCGTAGTCTGCTGGAGCCATGGGTGCAGAGGCCTGGGACCCCTCTGGGGcctgggggggaggtgggggtggtggctgCTGAGGTCTGTTCAGGGCCATGTGCCTGGCTGAGGCAGAGGGGGGCCGGTACTCATGCTCAGGGGCCTGGCTTGCAGGCCCATGTGGTGGTGCATCACCGGCTGCATAGGAAGGGGTCACCGGCTGGGGGTGCAGAGAGTGGTTGGGAGTAGCCGGATAAGAGTAATCTGTAACATCTGATGCATGGGACCTGACAATCAAGGAAAAGGGTGGGAGAAATTTAAGTTCAGGAAACTTCCCCCAGCAGGTGTAAGTGTATATTTGAATAATAACATTGCCAATGTATAGATATAAGACATGTATTTCCTTTACTATCAACTAGGTCTGGCCCCACAAGAGCTTCCGAGCAACAACATAATTACTATTTTAGCAGCAAGCCCCATTGTTACATGGattcagattcacagctttgaaGTGAATAAGTCAGATAGATCAGCAAGCAGGAAAGAGCAGAGCCTCATTTTCACGGTATTTCAGCATACTTTTTCTCTAAGAGAGAAGGCTACAAGAGAAATCccatttaatttagaaatagcaTCTTAGACACACAGAGGATTTCAGCAGCAATGAAACTGACAGCAtataattagaaaacataaaatggcAGGTAAACTGGATAAATATTAATagtaagaacagaaaaagaaatcaagaatgcactGTTGtgagttatatttttcttaaagagaagACATGTATTTAGTCATAGGGGAAGCAGCAGCGCAGTGCGTTGTGGCAAGGCCCTCCTGTTTTCTTTGAATGCACAGCTGAGAGCCAAATTCTAAAGGGAGTGGGAATTCTGTATTAGTTGAGCGGAGTTCAGAAAGATGCTGAGGTGCTAGGAGCCAGCTAAGCCCTCAGGAGGAGCGTAAGGACAGGGGCACGCAGCACCATGGGCATTAGTAAGGACTGTCACGGCCCGCCCAGGTTACAGAACATGTGGTCAGTAGGGGCTGCACATTGGTCATAACAGCTGAAGCAGGGGTGGCCTGAGCTGGGAATCCAGGAGCAGCGACGTGACACACCCTGTGGGCCTCCTGGCCTCCTTCGGGCTTCTGGCCTGCTCCGGGCTCCTGGCACCACTCATAAACTCAATGCCCATTTTCCTCCGCTCCCACTCTTCTTTCCTCGTTCTCACCTTCCTCACGCTGACTTGCTGGTTTCTGTTAGGACTCGGCTTGTGCTTCTCTCTCTGAAGgaaacatgcaaacacacacacacaaggggtgGAGGGGGCGGGAAGACACACGCTGGGCTCTGCTCTCCAGACAGCAGCCTTCCTTCACTGCAGCACGTGGCATGGAAAAGCTTGCTAAGTgggaagagacttttttttttccttttttcttccctaatTGCAGTATAATAACTAATaactcatttttctcttccctaaTTGCACAATGAATTCTAGATTATAGTGTGCTTatgattatgtatttttaactACGCAAACTGCTAgcaaatgagttaaaaatatttttagtaggGGAAGAACCTCCCATTTATTCATTCgtatttactatattttaaagatgtcaatACCTAACACTCTGGAGCCTCTGGTGACGTTTGCTGACTCTATGTGCATGACTGTGTGTAACTGGCTGTGTGTGTAACTTTCTAAAGGAAACAGAGTCACTAAGCAAGCCTGGAGCACTTCTGATGGGATGGGGGGCAGAGAGCTGTAACTGCTGGGCATAACTGGGGGTGCTGCCCCTGTGAAGTAGCTTTGTGACACAGAGCCAGAAGGAACCAAGAAGAGGAGGAGTGGACTCGCCAGGTGGAGGCAGAAGATAGTTGAAAAGGTGATGAATGTCGGAagtaaaaatcagagcagaagaCTTCTAGAGGGCAGGACTTTGATGAAGGGTGGCCGCCATGGGcacaggggaagggagagggcacTGGTCAGTTGAAGAGGGAAGAACTACAGAAAAGGGGGGGACACATCAGGAGGCATGGGGAGTGGGGCAACTGCTGGGAGACAGAGACTCTGGTGGAAAGGCAGAAACGAGACAGGGACACGATGCCAATGTGGAGATGAGCAGGGGAGGTCCTGGAGCTTCGTGGTGGTCAGTGACCACCTGCTATAGAAAAGGGGACCGGTAGGGGTGAGGACGATACTGCAACAGGAGGGAGAAAGTGCAGTGCTGAGTCTCAGTGCGAGAGTCCCACAGACTCCCCAGGGCGTTAGGGTAGGCAGGCGGCAGACTTGGCAAGCTGTAATAGGGCCAGAATTGGATGAGAAGAAACAAGAATGCTGgcatggaggcataacacttcccgAGTAACGAGCTGGGCTGGTTACACGCAGACAAACATTTCATCAATCCCCATCTAAAATCCACACTGAGCAACAAACCAGTCCTTAACAATCTACAGAGAGAGCGCAAAAGTTTAAGATGAGTTTATGCAGATTAGGTTAAAGTATACTACTTATAGGAATGGCTTATATGTATGCCATTTGGTATTTAAATTTCCTTCAGGATCTTGAATACACTCACACTCACGATCTTGAATAATGTCACAAGAATTAAAACATTACAAAACGTGTTTCTAAATAATACTTAAAACatgagatataatttttaaaaagtcaaaagatagaAAACACAGCATGGTTccaattttgtaaaagaaaaaaatcacaaatgtttatagaaaaagactaaagaaaaatacattaaaatggaAACAGTGGTTTCTCTGGATGTGGGattatgaataatatttaattttaactttttctataattttcagaTATAGTAAgcacattttatttcataacaAAAAAGTGACATActttagtaaaacaaaaaataaaaaatttaagttaatttGAGGGATATAATTCAAGTACAATGATGAATTATAATCTATTTACTGTtagtaaataatatatgtaaatagagAGACACCACAGGAAATAGTATGTGACgagaaaaaattctaaagaaaaaaacttacgattgtatttgctttttgaaaaaataagagaaatgaagatATATCCAAACAACATAAACATAAAAGCAGAATACTAAATAATCTGAATGACTATCAATTTTACACCCAACATCGAAAAATCTAATTTCAGATGCTAGAATGAACATCAATCATTCTATTGagggattaaaaaaaatccatttcccATCTGTATCTGTTAAAAAGTATAcatgggataaaaataaaatatatgttttgtaTGAGtaaactatttggaaaaaaaaaaccacagcaaATTGACACCATGGGAGCAATTAAATTCACATATTCCTCCCCACCCAAAGAACTACAAGCAGAACTGTACCATCATTCTTACTTTCCATAGAAATAAACTGACATTAAAATTCAAACTCAGTTAAAACTCCCATAATTCCCTAATACTTAAAAGATAACAGCTTGTACAGAAAAATTACCTAGAACTTGCCTACATCCTACCAATGACTTACACACCTTCTGGGGTAGGAACATTTAAGGCACTGTAACTACCAAATAAGTttgtcattcagcaaatattcatttaGCACCTTCGGTATGTCAGATTTTGTGCTAAATACTGAGGTTACAaaggtaaaaaggaaaaacaaaaaggacgCACAGAACACAAGGTCAGGTTACTGCTGTTGTTGAAACACTCTGAATcacatattataaaaattatccaTTCAAATGTTTACATGCTGACAGAAGACCTTAACGGTTTATGCAAATGGAAGACTACCACTTCACAAAAGTAGACtagaaaattaaaccaaaagttAAAATTGACTAGTCAGTTCCTGTCACTCAGTGAGCCTCTTTTGTGATAAATGTGACTTAGTGACCCCATCACTCACACCTGCAAGAAATACTTTTACTTAATGCtgacaaatttttaaagtaagCTTGAATGGAATTCTTCTCCTGAAATTACAATACATAAGATTAATTATTTGAAGTAAGAaatgttcattaattttttgaaagaatatcAAAAAGAACAATGAAGGATAGATAGTATCCTCAGTCGTATTAATTACCACCTACCAATCATTTTTAGATGCCAAATGGCAAAGGAAATTCAACATTCCAAGCTAAGATAAAGAGAAAGGATTAAATGattattaagataaaaatttaagtCATTGGAGGTTACCCCAAATTCAGAATTGATGTTTAAACACTCCATCTAGATTAACTGAACAATAAATTTAAgtcagagaaatttttttaaaagaaaaaaaaaaaagagagagacaaagaaaccCATTGTAAAATAAC
Above is a genomic segment from Cynocephalus volans isolate mCynVol1 chromosome 7, mCynVol1.pri, whole genome shotgun sequence containing:
- the WASF3 gene encoding actin-binding protein WASF3 isoform X2, with amino-acid sequence MPLVKRNIEPRHLCRGALPEGITSELECVTNSTLAAIIRQLSSLSKHAEDIFGELFNEANNFYIRANSLQDRIDRLAVKVTQLDSTVEEVSLQDINMKKAFKSSTVQDQQVVSKNSIPNPVADIYNQSDKPPPLNILTPYRDDKKDGLKFYTDPSYFFDLWKEKMLQDTEDKRKEKRRQKEQKRVDGTTREVKKVRKARNRRQEWNMMAYDKELRPDNRLSQSVYHGASSEGSLSPDTRSHASDVTDYSYPATPNHSLHPQPVTPSYAAGDAPPHGPASQAPEHEYRPPSASARHMALNRPQQPPPPPPPQAPEGSQASAPMAPADYGMLPAQIIEYYNPSGPPPPPPPPMIPSAQTAFVSPLQVPMQPSFPISAGSTYSAAPHPPSTGLLATAPPPPGPPPPPPGPPGPGSSLSSSPMHGPPGAEAKRQEPAQPPISDARSDLLAAIRMGIQLKKVQEQREQEAKQEPVGNDVATILSRRIAVEYSDSDDDSEFDENDWSD
- the WASF3 gene encoding actin-binding protein WASF3 isoform X1 → MPLVKRNIEPRHLCRGALPEGITSELECVTNSTLAAIIRQLSSLSKHAEDIFGELFNEANNFYIRANSLQDRIDRLAVKVTQLDSTVEEVSLQDINMKKAFKSSTVQDQQVVSKNSIPNPVADIYNQSDKPPPLNILTPYRDDKKDGLKFYTDPSYFFDLWKEKMLQDTEDKRKEKRRQKREKHKPSPNRNQQVSVRKVRTRKEEWERRKMGIEFMSGARSPEQARSPKEARRPTGSHASDVTDYSYPATPNHSLHPQPVTPSYAAGDAPPHGPASQAPEHEYRPPSASARHMALNRPQQPPPPPPPQAPEGSQASAPMAPADYGMLPAQIIEYYNPSGPPPPPPPPMIPSAQTAFVSPLQVPMQPSFPISAGSTYSAAPHPPSTGLLATAPPPPGPPPPPPGPPGPGSSLSSSPMHGPPGAEAKRQEPAQPPISDARSDLLAAIRMGIQLKKVQEQREQEAKQEPVGNDVATILSRRIAVEYSDSDDDSEFDENDWSD